In one window of Desulforhabdus amnigena DNA:
- the rsmB gene encoding 16S rRNA (cytosine(967)-C(5))-methyltransferase RsmB: protein MISSRSLAYQVLLHLNRKVSHPDRLIRAMLERHSRLDERDRALLTELVYGVLRWQGRLDWHIDQLSKIKPKKIDPEVRILLRLALYQILLLDRIPPHAAVNETVKLAKATQPPHLVGFVNALLREALRRENAWNWPPEEKDPAAFLAVTTSHPLWFVQKCLKELGPEETRALCLANNAIAPMALRVNTLRTSTSEVIQALRGRGIEADPSPLLPHAVRVSGFRQDISRLPLFQEGWVQVQDEASQLVSLLVSPRPGERVLDLCSGFGGKSTHLGILMKNEGEILAVDQSAWKLEELRRNAERQGVGIVKILANDVLELNPGKTGEFDRVLLDAPCSGFGALRRKPDIKWRRHLKDPYRFSQLQKKLLDQASSFVKKGGVLVYATCTFFAEEDEGVAGYFADGHPGWNVEPAGNFLPESCGAMVEGDFFKSWPHRHGLDGFFGARWRRGG from the coding sequence ATGATCAGCTCCAGAAGCCTGGCTTACCAGGTTCTGCTCCATTTGAACCGGAAGGTTTCCCACCCGGACCGCTTGATCCGGGCCATGCTGGAGCGTCATTCCCGCCTGGACGAGCGGGACCGCGCCCTCCTGACCGAGCTGGTGTACGGGGTTCTCAGGTGGCAGGGACGCCTGGACTGGCACATCGATCAGCTCAGCAAGATCAAACCCAAAAAAATCGATCCGGAAGTCCGCATCCTCCTGCGTCTGGCGCTCTATCAGATCCTCCTGCTCGATCGCATTCCGCCCCATGCGGCGGTCAACGAGACCGTAAAGCTCGCCAAGGCCACACAGCCGCCTCACCTGGTGGGGTTTGTGAACGCCCTCCTTCGGGAAGCGCTCCGCCGTGAGAACGCATGGAACTGGCCCCCGGAGGAAAAAGACCCCGCCGCCTTTCTGGCCGTCACGACTTCTCATCCCCTCTGGTTTGTGCAGAAATGCCTAAAGGAACTGGGGCCGGAAGAAACCCGTGCGCTCTGCCTGGCCAACAATGCCATTGCGCCCATGGCCCTGAGGGTCAACACTCTGAGGACTTCAACGTCCGAGGTGATTCAGGCGCTGCGGGGAAGGGGCATCGAAGCCGATCCTTCTCCGTTGCTTCCTCATGCCGTTCGAGTCTCCGGCTTTCGGCAGGACATTTCCCGTCTTCCCCTTTTTCAGGAAGGCTGGGTCCAGGTGCAGGACGAAGCATCCCAACTGGTTTCCCTGCTGGTTTCTCCCCGGCCGGGGGAACGTGTGCTGGATCTTTGTTCCGGTTTCGGAGGAAAATCCACGCACCTTGGCATTCTCATGAAAAATGAGGGCGAAATCCTGGCCGTCGACCAGTCTGCATGGAAATTGGAGGAGCTGCGCCGGAACGCTGAGCGGCAGGGGGTGGGTATCGTCAAGATACTGGCGAACGATGTGCTGGAGCTCAACCCTGGGAAGACCGGAGAGTTCGACCGGGTTTTGCTCGATGCCCCCTGCAGCGGATTTGGCGCCCTGCGACGGAAACCCGACATCAAGTGGCGTCGTCATCTCAAGGACCCCTACCGTTTTTCCCAGTTGCAGAAAAAACTTCTGGATCAGGCGTCCTCTTTTGTCAAAAAGGGCGGAGTCCTGGTCTACGCCACCTGCACCTTCTTCGCGGAAGAGGACGAGGGCGTGGCCGGCTATTTCGCCGACGGCCATCCGGGATGGAACGTGGAACCGGCGGGGAATTTTCTTCCCGAATCCTGCGGCGCCATGGTGGAGGGGGATTTTTTCAAATCCTGGCCGCATCGCCATGGACTGGACGGTTTTTTTGGGGCCCGCTGGAGGCGAGGGGGCTGA
- a CDS encoding IS4 family transposase, with product MIPVENMDIKLDDATLLLKAKETGFMKRIRKFNPFDFIKALCLMTLYSTVSLEVFATILGFVAGSCISKQSLWERITPKCVAFVRSVLMSLMFRASSLEPLTAKGAFSRFKRVLLQDSTTINLPESLVRFFPGSGNQTGKVQAIMKIQVIHDLLSQTCLHFGLSGFRRNDQKASADILNFARPGDLVIRDLGYFVLNIFRLFTRQGIYFLTPYQHNVNYYTEDGERLDLLKLLKKHPIVDTMIVAGATERLPVRLVASPVPANIAQIRRRKLLKKDRRSNPTKEQLELLGWDIFLSNVGEDIWDSLTACRIYGIRWRIEILFKAWKSHFHLNSLPQKGSKSYIELLVYSRLVFITLFQSFFAEFSAYAYATEGKHLSLLKFAQFIQEHIWALILLFHSSQMPNLFLEQLLRHCAYESRHERKNYHEKLSNFLT from the coding sequence TTGATTCCTGTTGAAAACATGGACATTAAACTCGATGACGCAACTCTTTTGCTCAAAGCCAAAGAAACTGGCTTCATGAAGCGCATCAGAAAGTTTAATCCATTCGATTTCATAAAGGCTCTCTGCCTTATGACTCTCTACAGCACAGTCAGTCTTGAAGTATTTGCCACAATTCTGGGGTTTGTTGCAGGCTCTTGCATCTCAAAGCAATCCCTCTGGGAGAGGATAACCCCCAAATGTGTTGCTTTTGTGCGCTCAGTGCTCATGTCACTCATGTTTAGAGCATCCAGCCTGGAACCTCTCACAGCCAAAGGGGCATTCAGTCGTTTCAAGAGGGTTCTCCTCCAGGACAGCACTACCATTAACCTGCCCGAGAGTCTGGTTCGTTTCTTCCCCGGCTCAGGTAATCAGACGGGAAAGGTGCAAGCAATCATGAAAATTCAAGTCATCCATGATTTGCTCTCGCAGACTTGCCTTCATTTTGGGTTAAGTGGTTTTAGAAGAAACGATCAGAAAGCCTCTGCCGATATTCTTAACTTTGCCAGGCCAGGGGATCTTGTCATCCGAGATCTTGGCTATTTCGTTCTCAACATATTTAGATTATTTACCCGTCAAGGAATCTACTTCCTTACTCCCTATCAGCATAATGTTAATTATTATACAGAAGATGGAGAAAGACTCGATCTCCTTAAACTTCTCAAAAAACATCCTATTGTGGATACCATGATTGTAGCAGGAGCTACGGAGAGACTGCCGGTTAGACTCGTAGCCTCCCCTGTGCCTGCAAACATTGCCCAGATAAGGCGAAGAAAGCTCCTCAAGAAGGACAGAAGGTCCAATCCTACGAAAGAGCAACTCGAACTCCTTGGATGGGATATATTCCTCAGCAATGTTGGGGAGGATATCTGGGATAGCCTGACTGCATGCAGAATCTATGGCATCCGTTGGAGAATAGAGATTCTCTTTAAAGCATGGAAGAGTCACTTCCACCTCAACTCTTTGCCCCAGAAGGGGAGCAAGAGCTATATCGAGCTTCTTGTCTACTCAAGGCTTGTCTTCATCACTCTCTTTCAGTCTTTCTTTGCAGAATTCAGCGCATATGCTTATGCCACTGAGGGCAAACATCTCAGTCTTTTGAAATTTGCTCAGTTTATCCAAGAACATATCTGGGCTCTTATCCTTTTATTCCACTCATCTCAGATGCCAAATCTTTTCCTTGAACAGCTACTCAGGCATTGTGCCTATGAATCACGTCATGAAAGGAAAAACTACCATGAAAAACTCTCTAATTTCTTAACCTGA
- the metG gene encoding methionine--tRNA ligase, whose product MERFYVSTPIYYVNAEPHIGHAYTTIVADVMNRFHKLLGYKTFFLTGTDEHGDKIAQAAQDSGTDPKSYADRISQLFRETWPKLNISNDHFIRTTDPEHIQVVQNILQKVYDSGDIYFSTYKGLYCVGCERFYTEKELVDGKCPDHDKEPIEREEANYFFRMSKYQDWLIQHIESHPDFIRPERYRNEVLAFLREPLEDLCISRPKERLSWGIPLPFDDRYVTYVWFDALINYVSALNYPDGPLFHEFWPVVQHTIAKDILKPHGIYWPTMIKAAGFAPYQHLNVHGYWKTSEGKMSKSRGTVVRPLDLVPIYGLDAFRYFLMREMVFGLDSNFSEEALVQRLNADLANDLGNLYSRTLAMTAKYFEGKIPPFGAEPDDMDRALMAQVENATKQFVEEIPKLGYHKALMAIWECISAANKYIDHVGPWNLAKDPQQHSHLQTVIRILLELNKTVAVLISPFMPETSEKMLERLGIPKKALDLRLKDDAAWGTLQEGNPVQKGESLFPRVELKEHKGEKPAGEQPKQPSKKQPPVKESREKEEEKPENISFDAFKQVDLRVGLVKEAERIPKSKKLLRLIVDIGEERQVVAGIAETHAPEDLVGKQVVIVANLQPAKLMGVESHGMVLAVRDGESLHLLTPEKPVTPGRRIS is encoded by the coding sequence ATGGAGCGTTTTTATGTCTCAACCCCCATTTACTACGTCAATGCGGAACCGCATATCGGCCATGCCTATACCACTATTGTCGCGGATGTCATGAATCGTTTTCACAAGCTGCTGGGGTACAAGACGTTTTTCCTCACGGGAACGGACGAGCACGGCGACAAAATCGCCCAGGCGGCGCAGGATTCGGGCACGGACCCCAAGAGCTATGCCGACCGCATCAGTCAACTCTTCCGGGAGACCTGGCCGAAGCTCAACATCAGCAACGACCACTTCATCCGCACAACCGATCCCGAACACATTCAAGTCGTGCAAAACATCCTGCAGAAGGTGTACGATTCCGGGGACATCTATTTCAGCACCTATAAAGGGCTCTACTGCGTCGGGTGCGAACGCTTCTACACCGAAAAGGAACTGGTGGACGGAAAATGCCCGGACCACGACAAGGAACCCATCGAACGGGAAGAAGCCAACTACTTTTTTCGCATGAGCAAATACCAGGACTGGCTGATTCAGCACATCGAATCCCACCCCGATTTCATCCGGCCCGAACGCTACAGGAACGAAGTGCTGGCATTCCTGAGGGAACCCCTTGAAGACCTGTGTATTTCGAGACCCAAGGAGCGCCTGAGCTGGGGAATCCCCCTGCCCTTCGACGACCGGTACGTCACTTACGTCTGGTTTGACGCCCTCATCAATTACGTCTCGGCGCTGAACTACCCGGACGGCCCCCTCTTCCATGAATTCTGGCCGGTGGTGCAGCATACCATTGCCAAGGATATCCTCAAACCCCACGGCATCTACTGGCCCACCATGATCAAGGCGGCGGGGTTTGCCCCCTACCAACATTTAAATGTCCACGGCTACTGGAAAACGAGCGAAGGCAAAATGAGCAAAAGCCGGGGAACGGTGGTGCGGCCCCTCGATCTCGTTCCCATCTACGGTCTGGACGCCTTCCGCTATTTTCTCATGCGGGAAATGGTCTTCGGGCTGGATTCCAACTTCAGCGAAGAAGCCCTGGTGCAGCGCCTCAATGCGGACCTGGCCAATGACCTGGGGAACCTCTACAGCCGTACGCTCGCCATGACGGCCAAATACTTCGAGGGTAAAATCCCCCCCTTCGGAGCAGAACCCGACGATATGGACCGGGCTCTCATGGCACAGGTGGAAAACGCGACCAAACAGTTTGTCGAGGAGATCCCCAAGCTCGGATATCACAAAGCCCTCATGGCCATCTGGGAATGCATCAGCGCCGCCAACAAGTACATCGACCACGTCGGCCCCTGGAACCTGGCAAAAGATCCGCAACAGCACTCACACCTGCAGACCGTCATCAGGATCCTGCTGGAACTGAACAAGACCGTGGCCGTGCTCATCTCCCCCTTCATGCCCGAAACATCGGAAAAAATGCTCGAACGCCTGGGAATTCCCAAAAAGGCCCTGGACCTGAGGCTCAAAGACGATGCCGCGTGGGGAACACTCCAGGAGGGGAACCCGGTCCAAAAGGGTGAATCCCTCTTTCCCCGCGTGGAACTGAAGGAACACAAAGGGGAAAAGCCCGCCGGAGAGCAACCGAAGCAACCGTCGAAGAAGCAGCCGCCCGTAAAGGAATCCCGGGAAAAAGAAGAAGAAAAACCGGAGAATATTTCCTTTGACGCTTTCAAACAGGTGGACCTGCGTGTGGGGCTCGTGAAGGAGGCCGAAAGAATCCCCAAATCCAAGAAGCTCCTGCGCCTCATCGTGGATATCGGGGAAGAGCGGCAGGTGGTGGCGGGTATAGCCGAAACGCACGCGCCTGAAGATCTCGTCGGCAAGCAGGTCGTCATCGTGGCCAACCTGCAGCCCGCTAAACTCATGGGCGTGGAATCCCACGGCATGGTGCTCGCCGTCCGCGACGGGGAATCCCTTCACCTGCTCACACCGGAAAAGCCCGTCACCCCGGGCCGGAGGATTTCATAG
- a CDS encoding CRISPR-associated endonuclease Cas3'', with protein MAKIFIADIQPSQEVATSFVLTDKQIRTARNGTNFLTLKLVDRTGEITGRVWEKADEVARTISTGSAVFVNGRSETFRDELQLQVQQIFPIPATEVDPADFLPVCPVDPEILLEKLKKIVGKIKRRSLVQLMRQILRDRELMERFKLAPAAKSMHHAYLGGLLEHTAAVAELASRISEHYPGLDRDLLIVGAILHDIGKIEEFVYDLSIDYSHSGRLLGHMILGVQILEEKLSTLKNFPGEEALLLKHLILSHHGDAQFGAVKLPMTREAFVLHFADDLDAKMNTLTRIMEDCKNGDETWTAYQPLFDRFFFRGLPSNEGETPMSCPESEEEKGVQLSIWPQERRNPS; from the coding sequence GTGGCGAAAATATTCATAGCGGACATACAACCCAGTCAGGAAGTGGCCACTTCATTTGTCCTCACTGACAAGCAAATCCGGACGGCGCGCAACGGGACGAACTTTCTTACCCTGAAGCTCGTCGACAGGACGGGAGAAATCACCGGACGCGTTTGGGAAAAAGCCGATGAGGTCGCCAGGACCATCAGCACCGGGAGCGCCGTTTTTGTCAATGGCCGCAGTGAAACATTCCGCGATGAACTGCAGCTCCAGGTGCAGCAGATTTTCCCCATTCCCGCGACGGAAGTGGATCCTGCGGATTTTCTGCCCGTATGCCCCGTGGACCCTGAAATCCTCCTGGAGAAGCTCAAGAAAATCGTCGGCAAGATCAAGAGGCGTTCCCTCGTTCAGCTCATGCGCCAGATCTTGAGGGACCGTGAACTCATGGAACGCTTCAAACTCGCCCCCGCGGCCAAGTCCATGCACCACGCCTATCTCGGCGGCCTGCTGGAACACACGGCCGCCGTAGCGGAACTTGCCTCCCGCATCAGTGAACACTATCCCGGTCTCGACCGGGACCTTTTGATTGTCGGCGCAATCCTCCACGATATCGGAAAAATCGAAGAGTTCGTCTACGACCTGAGCATCGATTATTCTCACTCGGGGCGTTTACTGGGGCATATGATCCTGGGGGTTCAAATCCTGGAAGAAAAGCTTTCCACCCTGAAGAATTTTCCCGGAGAGGAAGCGTTGCTGCTCAAGCACCTGATCCTGAGTCACCACGGAGACGCGCAATTCGGAGCGGTGAAGCTGCCCATGACGCGCGAAGCCTTTGTCCTCCATTTTGCCGACGACCTGGACGCAAAAATGAACACCCTGACTCGAATCATGGAAGATTGTAAAAACGGGGACGAAACCTGGACCGCTTACCAGCCCCTCTTCGACCGCTTCTTTTTTCGCGGACTGCCTTCGAACGAGGGGGAAACGCCCATGAGCTGTCCGGAATCCGAAGAGGAAAAAGGCGTGCAGTTGAGCATCTGGCCTCAAGAGAGGAGGAATCCGAGTTGA
- the holB gene encoding DNA polymerase III subunit delta' has protein sequence MSLEDIPGQPRTKRFLKRLLRSGNVPHALLFSGMAGIGKTAMARELAKLLNCHRPREWDCCDECPSCRKLNAGHHPDLIWVSREGTFIKIEQIRDIQGRLRFRPFEGKWRVIVLQNAQDLKEEAANSLLKLLEEPPKQNVFILTAIEPQMLLPTLVSRCCHVRFQPLEEAWIAQHLVTTLQIPPPRAAELARLSDGSLDRAQWLAEENRLDRWNEILERIQKLETLPMMDFFSLMNQWVQKTDDLEQDMEWIKLWLRDLICSRLMSDHHPIFQTHETFHRRIGSVKVNFLFTLYDQIEQAVQHLRQNANKQLTLEGVCLAIRDGLYGQGHRNSFSPGGQNLSF, from the coding sequence ATGTCGTTAGAAGACATCCCCGGCCAACCTCGCACGAAGCGTTTCCTCAAGCGGCTTTTACGAAGCGGCAATGTGCCTCATGCCCTGCTTTTCAGCGGAATGGCGGGAATCGGCAAAACCGCCATGGCCCGGGAACTGGCCAAGCTCCTCAACTGCCATCGTCCGCGGGAGTGGGACTGCTGCGACGAATGCCCTTCCTGCCGCAAATTGAACGCAGGCCATCACCCCGACCTGATATGGGTGAGCCGCGAGGGAACGTTCATAAAAATCGAACAAATCCGGGATATTCAGGGACGCCTGCGTTTTCGCCCCTTCGAAGGCAAGTGGCGCGTTATCGTCCTGCAAAACGCCCAGGACCTCAAGGAAGAGGCGGCGAATTCCCTTCTGAAGCTCCTGGAAGAACCTCCGAAGCAAAACGTCTTCATACTGACGGCCATCGAACCCCAGATGCTCCTGCCCACCCTCGTATCCCGCTGCTGCCATGTCCGTTTCCAGCCTCTTGAAGAAGCATGGATCGCACAACACCTTGTCACCACCCTTCAAATCCCCCCGCCTCGCGCCGCGGAACTGGCGCGCCTCTCGGACGGCAGCCTGGACCGGGCGCAGTGGCTCGCCGAAGAAAACCGCCTGGACCGTTGGAATGAAATACTGGAAAGGATTCAAAAACTTGAAACGCTCCCCATGATGGATTTTTTTTCGCTCATGAACCAGTGGGTCCAAAAAACAGATGACTTGGAGCAGGACATGGAATGGATTAAACTTTGGTTGCGGGACCTTATTTGTTCCCGCCTGATGAGTGATCATCATCCCATCTTCCAAACGCATGAGACGTTTCATCGCAGAATCGGAAGTGTTAAGGTGAATTTTCTTTTTACATTATACGATCAGATCGAGCAAGCCGTTCAGCACCTTCGTCAAAACGCCAACAAACAGCTTACGCTGGAAGGTGTGTGCTTAGCCATTAGGGATGGTTTATATGGACAAGGTCATCGGAATTCGTTTTCGCCAGGGGGGCAAAATCTATCATTTTGA
- a CDS encoding PSP1 domain-containing protein: protein MDKVIGIRFRQGGKIYHFDPGDFTFKRDDYVIVHTEQGMGLGRVVEGPFPRDPRVHPAEIKKVDRPATDEEIQTHLSNTEVERDAKNYCLERIAAHNLAMNLVDVEYFFDGSRIIFYFTAEGRVDFRELLKDLVRRLRTRVELRQIGIRNQAKMVGGLGNCGRPLCCSSFLKNFHAVSIKMAKEQNLSLNPAKISGACGRLMCCLQYEYDTYREYKKDMPKLGKKIELPEGRGKVIRQNVMDRTVTVLLEDGREIEKKLDNPEK, encoded by the coding sequence ATGGACAAGGTCATCGGAATTCGTTTTCGCCAGGGGGGCAAAATCTATCATTTTGACCCGGGCGACTTTACATTCAAGCGGGACGACTACGTCATCGTCCACACGGAACAGGGCATGGGATTGGGAAGGGTTGTGGAGGGCCCTTTCCCCAGGGACCCTCGAGTACACCCCGCCGAAATCAAGAAGGTGGACCGGCCGGCCACCGATGAGGAAATTCAGACACACCTGAGCAACACGGAGGTCGAAAGGGACGCTAAGAACTACTGCCTGGAAAGGATCGCCGCCCACAACCTGGCCATGAACCTGGTGGATGTGGAGTATTTTTTCGACGGCAGCCGAATCATCTTCTACTTCACGGCAGAAGGACGTGTCGATTTCCGTGAACTTTTGAAGGACTTGGTGCGCAGGTTGAGGACGCGCGTGGAGCTCCGCCAGATCGGAATCCGAAACCAGGCCAAGATGGTCGGAGGGCTGGGAAACTGCGGCAGGCCGCTCTGCTGCTCCTCTTTTCTGAAAAATTTCCATGCCGTTTCCATAAAAATGGCCAAAGAACAGAATCTGAGCCTCAACCCCGCCAAGATTTCAGGAGCCTGCGGGCGCCTCATGTGCTGCCTGCAGTATGAATACGATACTTATAGAGAATACAAGAAGGACATGCCGAAACTTGGCAAGAAGATAGAGCTTCCCGAGGGGCGGGGCAAAGTGATCCGTCAGAATGTCATGGACAGGACCGTGACCGTCCTCCTGGAAGACGGGCGGGAAATCGAGAAAAAACTGGACAATCCGGAGAAATAA
- a CDS encoding DUF4126 domain-containing protein: protein MEIIAKLGSLFGLSFISGINLYATVAVVGFCSKFNLVHGLPPELSVLGNDVVIFIAVFLYLLEFFADKIPGLDTLWDSIHTLIRPLGGAMLAVMQVGEASPALEVIVFMLGASLASAAHITKAGTRLIVNTSPEPFSNILISLGEDVGAVGFAYLCLAHPVLSFFLTLVCLGIILLVMPLIFRTLRMLFSAVFFRIKCFFAKDTPWAMSRFLPFSWNTFWEEQKGNKERLVWTGPAYAVRVPGIRRFTPLRVVITSTAIHLLYKRWFRLQKHFLSLDEVEEQKRFPGALLSRWLLRTSRGDWLFSLYQPLSKTLPEDLRANPRSEADAVTR from the coding sequence ATGGAAATCATTGCAAAACTCGGTTCGCTTTTCGGACTCTCTTTTATTTCTGGGATCAACCTCTATGCGACGGTCGCCGTGGTGGGTTTCTGCAGTAAATTCAATCTCGTCCATGGGCTTCCGCCGGAACTGAGCGTGCTCGGCAACGATGTGGTGATATTCATTGCGGTGTTTCTCTATCTGCTTGAATTTTTCGCCGACAAGATTCCCGGGCTGGATACCCTGTGGGATTCCATTCATACCCTGATTCGCCCCCTGGGAGGGGCTATGCTGGCGGTGATGCAGGTGGGGGAGGCTTCTCCCGCCCTGGAAGTAATCGTTTTCATGCTGGGCGCGAGTCTGGCTTCCGCCGCTCACATTACGAAGGCCGGGACCCGCCTGATCGTCAACACGAGCCCGGAACCCTTCTCCAATATCCTGATCAGCCTTGGGGAGGATGTCGGGGCCGTCGGTTTTGCATACCTTTGTCTGGCTCACCCCGTCTTGAGCTTTTTCCTCACCTTGGTGTGTCTCGGCATCATCCTGCTGGTGATGCCTCTGATCTTCCGGACGTTGCGAATGCTCTTTTCCGCCGTGTTCTTCAGAATCAAGTGCTTTTTCGCCAAGGATACGCCATGGGCGATGTCTCGATTCTTGCCCTTTTCATGGAATACTTTCTGGGAAGAGCAGAAGGGGAACAAGGAAAGATTGGTTTGGACGGGCCCCGCTTATGCTGTTCGTGTTCCCGGCATTCGCAGGTTCACCCCCCTGAGGGTGGTGATCACCTCCACGGCGATTCACCTGCTCTACAAACGATGGTTTCGCCTGCAGAAACATTTCCTCAGTCTGGATGAAGTCGAGGAGCAGAAGAGATTTCCAGGCGCTTTGCTCTCCAGGTGGCTTTTGAGAACTTCCAGGGGAGACTGGCTCTTTTCCCTCTATCAGCCCCTTTCCAAAACCCTGCCCGAGGATTTGAGGGCAAACCCGCGAAGTGAAGCCGATGCCGTCACTCGATAA
- a CDS encoding GTPase domain-containing protein has protein sequence MRTTISPGPSLWDKVQCPGLTPSAGEVLRLVKEIPRKAAAFHYKSSTGVVWVVFIGGTGTGKSTLFNAICGKHLSETGVERPKTYGPIAYVHRDALIEKGFPFDSMEIRRVRQGPAGAAASTGSAGRLLIAEHSREDLAHLVLVDTPDLDSLELQNRRMVEELYLLAHVVVFVTSQEKYADDVPFQFLGRIRKDAKSYFLLLNKAQEDSIPGDVLAVFREQGVELSGDRFHVLPYLRSDISAKILEEPGFSEFRRVFFQALSRQNGLNLLREERKRDREKGKEEFRLLLDHLKNERLAAQGWLDRLDVFFRSACRVLHEKQEEHLNEETRAYLQRQVRDTFAEYDLLRKPRRFISDIIRMPLRFLGIVGERAQESREEALARIRGRIDLLPIHAAIENFNRSVLEKLSPADPTAPLFEHLRAEGVALTDEEIGKAVEEEQDELVGWLERTFQDLARGIPKSKEWGIYSTSILWGGLILALETAIGGGISIMEAVLDSAIAPFVTKGAVELFAYRELQKIARELGKRYQEGLISVVRRQKERYAGCLESLMTSDETIQGLRNLEKDLWGDS, from the coding sequence ATGCGTACAACGATCTCTCCCGGTCCGTCACTCTGGGATAAGGTGCAATGCCCCGGATTGACTCCTTCCGCAGGGGAAGTCCTGCGGTTGGTGAAGGAAATTCCCCGGAAGGCCGCAGCCTTCCATTACAAGAGCTCCACAGGGGTGGTCTGGGTGGTTTTCATCGGGGGAACCGGCACGGGGAAATCCACTCTCTTCAACGCCATCTGTGGAAAGCATCTGAGTGAAACGGGGGTGGAAAGGCCCAAGACGTATGGCCCCATCGCGTATGTTCATCGAGATGCGCTCATAGAGAAAGGGTTTCCCTTCGATTCCATGGAAATCCGAAGGGTTCGGCAGGGTCCTGCCGGTGCCGCCGCTTCGACGGGCTCCGCCGGCAGGTTGCTGATCGCTGAACACTCGAGAGAGGATCTTGCGCATCTTGTCCTTGTAGATACTCCCGATCTGGACAGCCTGGAGCTGCAAAACCGCCGTATGGTGGAGGAACTCTATCTCCTGGCTCATGTGGTCGTGTTCGTGACAAGCCAGGAAAAGTATGCGGATGATGTTCCATTTCAATTCCTGGGACGCATCCGGAAGGATGCAAAATCTTATTTCCTTCTCCTCAACAAAGCACAGGAGGACTCCATTCCCGGGGATGTACTGGCAGTTTTCCGGGAGCAGGGCGTCGAACTGTCCGGGGATCGATTCCATGTCTTGCCCTATCTGCGTTCCGATATATCGGCGAAGATTCTCGAAGAGCCGGGGTTCTCCGAATTCCGGAGAGTATTTTTCCAGGCACTCTCCAGGCAGAACGGATTGAATCTTCTCCGGGAGGAAAGAAAAAGAGACCGGGAGAAGGGGAAAGAAGAATTCCGGCTTCTGCTCGATCACCTGAAGAATGAAAGGCTTGCAGCCCAGGGATGGCTGGACCGGTTGGATGTTTTCTTCCGGTCGGCGTGCCGGGTCCTTCATGAAAAACAGGAGGAGCATCTCAATGAAGAGACCCGGGCATACCTTCAGCGGCAGGTTCGTGATACGTTTGCCGAGTACGACTTGTTGAGGAAACCCCGCCGCTTCATTTCCGACATCATTCGTATGCCCCTTCGCTTCCTGGGGATCGTGGGCGAGCGGGCTCAGGAATCGCGCGAAGAGGCGCTGGCGAGGATTCGCGGGAGAATCGACCTGCTGCCGATCCACGCAGCCATAGAGAATTTCAACCGGTCCGTGCTGGAAAAGCTTTCGCCTGCCGATCCGACAGCGCCTCTTTTCGAACACCTTCGGGCGGAGGGCGTCGCTCTGACGGACGAGGAGATCGGAAAAGCGGTCGAGGAAGAGCAGGATGAACTCGTCGGCTGGCTGGAACGCACTTTCCAGGATCTGGCCCGGGGGATTCCCAAGAGCAAGGAATGGGGGATATATTCCACATCCATCCTCTGGGGAGGGCTGATCCTCGCTCTCGAAACCGCCATCGGGGGAGGGATCAGCATCATGGAAGCCGTTTTGGATTCCGCCATTGCCCCTTTCGTAACGAAAGGGGCTGTGGAACTGTTTGCCTACCGGGAGCTCCAGAAGATCGCCCGTGAATTGGGAAAAAGATATCAGGAGGGCTTGATCTCCGTGGTCCGCCGGCAAAAAGAGCGCTACGCGGGTTGCCTGGAATCCCTTATGACTTCAGATGAAACGATACAGGGATTGCGGAATCTGGAGAAAGATCTTTGGGGGGATTCTTAG